TCAGGCAATACTGTAGGTTTGCTATTAGCACAAAAGACTCTTATCGTTAAGCAATAAGAGTCTTTTCATTTTGAGATTTCAGCAAAACTACTTATCGTTTTGCCACGCTTGCCATATCGATGGCTGATAGCCAACCGTTGCTTTTTGCCTATTCCGGACGATGGGTGTTTTAAATAGAAGCGGCTCAGCTAATAGCTCTTCTTCAAGGCTATGGATGATATATTTTAGATTCTTTTGTTGATAAGCTTTGCTATTTGTATCAATAAGGTTATCAAGCCCAATTGCAGTCTTGACGCTATTTAATTCCCCTTTACTAAGGCCTTTTATCGCTAAATCTATAAATTGAAAGGTAATTCTTCTTTCTTTAAAATACCTTTCAGCCTTTTTCGTTTCTTGACATTTTTTTGTACCAAAGATTTGTATGTTCATATTTCCTCCTGAAGCTACTGGATCTTTTACTATCGGAATCTATAGCTTTTAAAATAAACCATTTTGACACAAAAAGCAATGATAGTCGATGATTTTATCCTTTAATCAATTATTTTACCAAGTGACTACCTAATTTGTTCTATGGTAAAATAAAGTCATTGTATTATCAAAAAGAAAGAGGCTTCTGGAATGCATAGTTTCTGTATTGTTCCAAATAACTGCGAAAACTTTTGGCTTTTTGTATCTAGCTTGCCAATTAAAGAAGCAGATAAAGCAATTTTAAAGCAATGTAAAATTGCCAAAGTCCAAGTTGATACAAAAAAAAATTGTTGGGAAGTATTTTTAGATACCCCAAAAAGCTTACCAGATCATATATTATCTTTAGCAGCTCAGCAGCTTTGCAAAAATTGTGGCATTAAAGAAGTGCACTTTATACCGAAAATAAAGATTCTTAACACCTATCTTGAAACTGAATGGCTGGATTTTGTTCAACATGTTGCAAAAGATAATCCAACTGTAAAGCACCTGTTAATCAATGCAAAACGAAGTTTTGATGGAAAAAAATTGATCATTGAAACTTCGGGAGAATTGTCTGCGGAAATTATTGAATCACATGGAACTATTAAAGGAATTAAGAGTTTCATTTTAAAAGAATTTAATCAACTATGTGAAGTGGAATGCATAACCGTAATCGACCATGTAGGCCCAGATCTTGATGACGATATTCTGACACCAGAGTATCTGGAAGCCCTGAATGATACAGGCAAATCTACAAAATCACAGGAAGTCAACAGTAGTCCAATTGTCTTTGGTCGCAATATCAAAGACACCCCACAGGTGATTAGTGCTATACAGGATGAGGCGCGCAATATCGTTGTGGAAGGAAAGATTGTAAATGTTGATACACGCGAACTTCGTTCCGGGCGCTTCTTACTAACATTTGATATAGCCGATTCTTCTGATGGGTTAAGTGCAAAGGTTTTTTTTGATGATAAAGATAAATTCGATAAAGCTGTTGGATCAGTTACAAAGGGAATGTTTGCTAAAGTAAAAGGAACAGTCCAATTTGACAAATATGCTAACGAATTAGTTATGTTTGCTGATAGTATGTGTCGTCTTGCTGTTTCCGAACGACAGGACAATGCTCCTGTAAAACGAGTCGAATTGCATGCCCACACCCATATGAGCAATATGGATGCAGTTGTATCTGTTAAACGACTGATTAATACAGCTGCCAAATGGGGACATTCTGCAATAGCAATCACCGACCATGGCGTTGTACAAGCTTTCCCCGAGGCTTGCGAGGTTGCAGCTAAGGCAAAAATTAAAGTCATCTATGGCATGGAAGGCTATCTTTTCAAAACAGAAATTAATCAAGCCAATCATATTGTTATATTAGCGCAAAATACTATCGGCTTGCGCAATTTATACCGCTTGGTATCTTTAGCGCATTTGAAATATCTGCACCGGACTCCCCGTATCCCTAAAGCCGTACTGGCTGAACATCGTGAAGGGTTAATCCTAGGTTCAGCATGCGAAGCAGGTGAATTGATCCAAGCAATTGTCAATGGAGCATCGGAAGAGGAATTAGTTGAAATAGCAAACTTTTATGACTACTTAGAAATACAGCCGATTGCAAATAATGCCTTTTTAGTTCGGGAAGGGCGTGTTCGCAATGATGATGAACTACGGCAGATTAATCTTAAAGTGTGCGAGCTGGGTGCAAAATTAAACAAACCAGTCGTTGCTACAGGTGATGTTCATTTTCTTAACCCCGAGGACGAAGTTTTTCGCCGGATTTTAATGGCAGGTAAAGGATTTTCTGATGCTGATAACCAGCCGCCGCTCTATTTCCGTACCACTGATGAAATGTTGCAGGAATTTAGCTATCTTGGTAAAGATAAAGCATATGAAGCAGTCGTAGAAAATCCTCAACGAATAGCCGATATGGTTGAGCGATTCAAACCTATTCCTGATGAGTTATATTCACCGCAAATACCGGGTGCCGAGGAACAAATTCGTTCCATGTCCTATCAGCAAGCCGAATCCTTATATGGCACGCCTTTACCCGAAGTGGTAGTTTCACGATTAAATTATGAATTAAATGCCATTATTAACAATGGGTTTGCAGTCTTGTATCTGATTGCTCATAAATTGGTTAAAAAATCGCTTGATGATGGATATTTAGTAGGCTCAAGGGGTTCTGTTGGTTCATCTTTTGTTGCAACAATGACAAATATTACCGAAGTAAATCCGTTGCCACCACACTGGATCTGTCCAAACTGTAAGTTTAGCGAATTTATTACCGATGGCAGCTATGGTGGGGGTTTTGATCTGCTAGACAAAAACTGTCCGCACTGTTCTACTTTATTGAAAAAAGATGGACATGATATACCCTTTGCCGTATTCATGGGCTTTCATGGTGATAAAGTTCCTGATATTGATTTGAATTTTTCTGGTGACTACCAACCGGTTGCCCACAAATATACCGAGGAATTGTTTGGTAAGGATAATGTTTTTCGAGCCGGTACAATTGCTACTATAGCCGACAAAACCGCTTTTGGATATGTAAAGAACTATTATACAGAAAAGGGATTACCTGTTCGCAATGCTTACATAAATAATGTTGTCGAGGGTTGTACAGGAGTTAAACGAACTACTGGCCAGCATCCTGGTGGAATCATGGTTGTTCCTAGAGACATGGATGTCCATCATTTTACACCAATTCAACGTCCTGCCGATGATAAAAATTCATCAACTATTACAACTCACTTCGATTATCATTCAATTAGCAGCCGTTTGGTTAAGCTAGACATACTCGGCCATGACGATCCGACCGTCATTAAAATGCTGGAAGATTTAACTGGGCGAGATCCCAAAACCATTCCCTTTGACGATGCACAAACTATGAGTCTGTTTTCTTCGACCCAGGCACTTAATCTTACGCCCAGTCAATTAGGTAGTACTGTCGGCACTTTTGGTATACCTGAGTTTGGCACCAAATTCGTTCGTCAGATGCTGGAGGATACCAAGCCGAAAACCTTCAGTGAACTAGTACGAATAAGCGGCTTTTCTCATGGAACTGACGTATGGTTGAATAACGCTCAAGATTTAATTAAAGCAGGTATCGCCAAATTATCTGATGCGATTTCTGCCCGTGATGATATCATGGTTTACCTCATACACCGCGGTGTAGACCCTCAAGATGCTTTTAAGATTATGGAAGGAGTGCGAAAAGGGAAAGGCGTTAAACCGGAGGATGTTGCAAAACTGCGTGATAAAAATGTACCAGAATGGTATATTGAATCTTGCCAGAAGATTAAATATATGTTCCCCAAAGCCCATGCCGTTGCTTACGTCATGATGGCTTTTCGAATTGCTTTTTGTAAAATTCATTATCCATTACCTTTCTATGCCTCCTATTTTAGTGTAAGGGCTACTGAGTTTGATGCTGATTTAATTGTGCAAGGTGAGCAAGCTCTGCGAAATAAACTGGCAGAATATGAGCAAAAGGGTAATACCTTGTCCGCAAAAGAAAAGAGCATGCAAACAATTGTTGAAATGGCACTAGAAATGTACCTGCGGAATTTCACCTTTGATAAGGTCGATCTGAATCGCTCAGATGCTACTCGCTTTCTCATTATTAACAATGGCTTGCTTCCGCCGCTGTCATCGCTCCAAGGTTTAGGCGATTCTGCTGCGCAAAATATAGTGTCAGCACGTCAAGATAAGCCATTCTCATCCATCGAGGACATTCGAGTACGCGGAAGAGCTTCCAAAACAGTGATTGACATCTTAAGAGGGCACGGTTGCCTAGACGAGTTGCCAGAGACCGATCAGATGATGCTTTTTGCCTAATTGCTGGAATTTTAGTTTGATGTTGTAAAAGCCACCATAGAGTGATATAATTAATTCGTAATAAATGACTTGTGCTGAAGAGTGGGTAAAAAAACCCACTCTTTCATCTTATTTCTGTATTTTTTATCCTGCCAAATATAGGGTATAAGTATATGCCTTGTTAGGCAAAAATAAAAGAAGAAATACTATTGTTGGTAGGAGGTGCTAAATATGTCAAACCGCATTGAAGAATTGGTTGAAAACTTAGTAGTTAGTATGCTTGATAACACAAATATTGAATTAGTGGACGTTGAGTATGTTAAAGAACGTGATTGGTACTTGCGCGTTTTTCTGGATAAAGACGGCGGCATAGAGATAGAAGATTGTCAATGGCTTAGTGAGCAATTAGAAAACAAGCTAGATGAACTTGACCCAATCAAAGACAGCTATTATTTGGAAGTTTCATCCCCAGGGCTGGATCGTGCACTAAAAAAAGACAAAGATTTTAGTCGCCACATTGGCGATATGATTGAAATCAATACATACGCACCGATTAATGGTCAAAAAATCCTAGTCGGCAAATTAAGTGGTTTAGTTGATAACAATATTCAAATTGATGTCGATGGTATCGAAATGACAATTCCTAAAGACAAAGCGGCCCAGGTCAGGTTACACTTGGAGTTTTGATTATAAACAATTGAATAGGGGGAATTTGGGTGAACGCAGAGTTCATGCAAGCATTTGAACAACTTGGTAAAGAAAAGGGAATCGCTCCAGAAATTTTGTTTGACGCAATTGAGGCTGCGCTAATTTCAGCTTATAAACGCAATTTCGGATCAGCGCAAAATGTACGGGTTTCGCTGGACCGTAATACTGGAGAAATCCACGTTTTTGCCCGTAAGAACATTGTCGAGACAGTGACTGATTCACGTTTGGAAATGGATCTTCCTGAAGCGCAAAATTTAGACCGTCGTTACGAGTTAGATGATGTTGTTGAGGTGGAAGTAACGCCAAAAGATTTTGGCCGTATTGCTGCTCAAACAGCAAAACAAGTCGTTGTACAACGCATCCGTGAAGCCGAGCGGGGTATCATTTATGAAGAGTTCTCCAATCGCGAAAGTGATATTTTAACTGGTATTGTCCAAAGAATTGAACAGAAAAATGTTTTTATTGATTTAGGTAAAGCTGAAGCAATTCTTGCACCATCAGAACAAATATCCGGAGAACATTATCGCCATGGCGATCGATTAAAAACCTATATTATTGAGGTAAAGAAAACTACAAAGGGTCCTCAAATTCTTGTATCCCGAACTCATCCAGGCTTATTAAAGAGATTATTTGAGCTGGAAGTACCAGAAATTCATGATGGCATTGTTGAAATTAAGTCGGTTGCACGTGAACCTGGTCTCCGTTCTAAAATTGCCGTTTACTCGCGTGATGAAAATGTTGATCCTGTTGGCTCCTGTGTCGGCCATAAGGGTATGCGTGTTCAAACCATTGTGGATGAACTGCGCGGTGAAAAAATAGATATCGTAAAATGGAATGCAGATCCGACTAAATATATCGCTAACGCGCTAAGTCCAGCAAAAGTAATTTCGGTTGAAGTTAATGAGGCTGAAAAATTATCAAAAGTAGTGGTACCGGATTATCAGTTGTCACTAGCGATTGGTAAAGAAGGCCAAAATGCCCGTCTAGCCGCCAAATTAACAGGCTGGAAAATTGATATTAAAAGTGAATCACAAGCTCAATCAGCATCATAGGAGGAATAGCAGTGGTTCAGAAGAAAATTCCTCAACGAATGTGCGTTGGGTGTCAGCAAATGAAAAACAAGAAAGAACTTATGCGAATTGTTCGTACTCCAGAAGGTGCGATTGTTTTAGATTCTACTGGGAAAAAAGCTGGCCGAGGGGCTTATGTTTGCCGGGATGAGCAATGCTTTACTAAAGCTTTCAAAGAAAAACGACTGGAAAAGGCTTTAAAACATGCGGTTGATACGGATGTTTATGATCAGTTGCGAACAGGAATCGGTAATTCATGAACGATCAAAAGCTCGCTTCACTTCTTGGATTAGCGCAAAAAGCAGGTAAAATAGCATCAGGTGAATTATCGGTTGAAAAGGCTGTAAAATCAGGCAAAGCACGGCTTATTATTATTGCGTCAGATTCTTCGGACGGAACAAAGAAGAAATATCGTGACATGTCCCAATATTATCAAGTGCCATTACATGAAGTTTTAACTAAGCAACAACTAGGTAACTGTATTGGAAAAGAATATCGCGCAGCGCTTACAATTGTAGACAAAG
This portion of the Sporomusaceae bacterium FL31 genome encodes:
- a CDS encoding ArsC family transcriptional regulator, producing the protein MNIQIFGTKKCQETKKAERYFKERRITFQFIDLAIKGLSKGELNSVKTAIGLDNLIDTNSKAYQQKNLKYIIHSLEEELLAEPLLFKTPIVRNRQKATVGYQPSIWQAWQNDK
- the nusA gene encoding transcription termination/antitermination protein NusA, yielding MNAEFMQAFEQLGKEKGIAPEILFDAIEAALISAYKRNFGSAQNVRVSLDRNTGEIHVFARKNIVETVTDSRLEMDLPEAQNLDRRYELDDVVEVEVTPKDFGRIAAQTAKQVVVQRIREAERGIIYEEFSNRESDILTGIVQRIEQKNVFIDLGKAEAILAPSEQISGEHYRHGDRLKTYIIEVKKTTKGPQILVSRTHPGLLKRLFELEVPEIHDGIVEIKSVAREPGLRSKIAVYSRDENVDPVGSCVGHKGMRVQTIVDELRGEKIDIVKWNADPTKYIANALSPAKVISVEVNEAEKLSKVVVPDYQLSLAIGKEGQNARLAAKLTGWKIDIKSESQAQSAS
- the rimP gene encoding ribosome maturation factor RimP; amino-acid sequence: MSNRIEELVENLVVSMLDNTNIELVDVEYVKERDWYLRVFLDKDGGIEIEDCQWLSEQLENKLDELDPIKDSYYLEVSSPGLDRALKKDKDFSRHIGDMIEINTYAPINGQKILVGKLSGLVDNNIQIDVDGIEMTIPKDKAAQVRLHLEF
- a CDS encoding 50S ribosomal protein L7ae — its product is MNDQKLASLLGLAQKAGKIASGELSVEKAVKSGKARLIIIASDSSDGTKKKYRDMSQYYQVPLHEVLTKQQLGNCIGKEYRAALTIVDKGFSNAVLKALMQ
- the polC gene encoding DNA polymerase III PolC-type — translated: MHSFCIVPNNCENFWLFVSSLPIKEADKAILKQCKIAKVQVDTKKNCWEVFLDTPKSLPDHILSLAAQQLCKNCGIKEVHFIPKIKILNTYLETEWLDFVQHVAKDNPTVKHLLINAKRSFDGKKLIIETSGELSAEIIESHGTIKGIKSFILKEFNQLCEVECITVIDHVGPDLDDDILTPEYLEALNDTGKSTKSQEVNSSPIVFGRNIKDTPQVISAIQDEARNIVVEGKIVNVDTRELRSGRFLLTFDIADSSDGLSAKVFFDDKDKFDKAVGSVTKGMFAKVKGTVQFDKYANELVMFADSMCRLAVSERQDNAPVKRVELHAHTHMSNMDAVVSVKRLINTAAKWGHSAIAITDHGVVQAFPEACEVAAKAKIKVIYGMEGYLFKTEINQANHIVILAQNTIGLRNLYRLVSLAHLKYLHRTPRIPKAVLAEHREGLILGSACEAGELIQAIVNGASEEELVEIANFYDYLEIQPIANNAFLVREGRVRNDDELRQINLKVCELGAKLNKPVVATGDVHFLNPEDEVFRRILMAGKGFSDADNQPPLYFRTTDEMLQEFSYLGKDKAYEAVVENPQRIADMVERFKPIPDELYSPQIPGAEEQIRSMSYQQAESLYGTPLPEVVVSRLNYELNAIINNGFAVLYLIAHKLVKKSLDDGYLVGSRGSVGSSFVATMTNITEVNPLPPHWICPNCKFSEFITDGSYGGGFDLLDKNCPHCSTLLKKDGHDIPFAVFMGFHGDKVPDIDLNFSGDYQPVAHKYTEELFGKDNVFRAGTIATIADKTAFGYVKNYYTEKGLPVRNAYINNVVEGCTGVKRTTGQHPGGIMVVPRDMDVHHFTPIQRPADDKNSSTITTHFDYHSISSRLVKLDILGHDDPTVIKMLEDLTGRDPKTIPFDDAQTMSLFSSTQALNLTPSQLGSTVGTFGIPEFGTKFVRQMLEDTKPKTFSELVRISGFSHGTDVWLNNAQDLIKAGIAKLSDAISARDDIMVYLIHRGVDPQDAFKIMEGVRKGKGVKPEDVAKLRDKNVPEWYIESCQKIKYMFPKAHAVAYVMMAFRIAFCKIHYPLPFYASYFSVRATEFDADLIVQGEQALRNKLAEYEQKGNTLSAKEKSMQTIVEMALEMYLRNFTFDKVDLNRSDATRFLIINNGLLPPLSSLQGLGDSAAQNIVSARQDKPFSSIEDIRVRGRASKTVIDILRGHGCLDELPETDQMMLFA